A genome region from Leishmania mexicana MHOM/GT/2001/U1103 complete genome, chromosome 28 includes the following:
- a CDS encoding ribonucleoside-diphosphate reductase large chain,putative, with protein MSDSAPMIIKRNGEAQPYDASKIRRRFERVMEGLDRDHLDVDMLTENVTRGLTDQIRYDKLDELVAQTAAYSVTKHPDYGRMGGRLCTTSLHKQTNASLLETFRLLHDHVTVQTNRPAPLIAGDVWEVMQQHHKELQGMIDYSRDLSFEFFGYKTLERSYLLRIESGRGEMRIVERPQQMFMRVALGIHGTDLKNVRETYDLMSKGFFTHATPTLFNAGTPKPQMSSCFLVASKEDSIDGIYDTLKECAVISKAAGGIGLHVHNIRAAGSYIAGTNGTSNGLVPMLRVFNNTARYVDQGGGKRKGAFAVYLEPWHADIFGFLLLKRNTGKDDQRARDLFYALWIPDLFMRRVKSEGKWTLMDPNTCPGLSDCYGEEFERLYERYESEGRGVKTIQAQEVWFAILESQIETGGPFILYKDACNSKSNQKNLGTIKCSNLCTEIVEYTSPQETAVCNLASIALPRFVDVEKREFNHQLLYTVTKQITRNLNRVIDRNYYPVETARHSNMRNRPIGLGVQGLADAFILMRLPFVSAEAQRVNAEIFETIYFAAVESSMELAKEEGPYETFKGSPASEGILQFDMWKNPRPNSGRWDWASLKEKVMQVGLRNSLLVAPMPTASTSQILGNNECFEPFTSNIYVRRVLSGEFPVVNKYLVMDLIARGLWNESMRNEIISYNGSILTINGIPDDLRELYRTVWEIPQRKLIDMARDRGQYIDQSQSLNLFLQSPTSGQITSMLFYCWEAGLKTGLYYLRTKAAADAIKFTVDAKRMKEIQERENSQQTMSSRRASQPEECLNCGS; from the coding sequence ATGTCCGATTCGGCACCGATGATCATCAAGCGCAATGGCGAGGCGCAGCCGTACGATGCTTCCAAgatccgccgccgctttgAGCGGGTGATGGAGGGTCTCGACCGAGACCATCTCGACGTGGACATGCTGACGGAGAACGTGACGCGCGGCTTGACGGACCAGATCCGCTACGACAAACTGGACGAGCTCGTggcgcagacggcggcgtACTCGGTCACAAAGCACCCGGACTACGGCCGCATGGGCGGTCGCCTGTGCACGACATCACTGCACAAGCAGACGaatgcgtcgctgctggagacgTTCCGCCTTCTGCACGACCACGTCACGGTGCAGACAAACCGTCCCGCTCCACTGATCGCCGGCGATGTGTGGGAGGTtatgcagcagcaccacaagGAACTGCAGGGCATGATAGACTACTCCCGCGATTTGAGCTTCGAGTTCTTTGGGTACAAGACGCTGGAGCGCTCGTACCTGCTGCGTATCGAGAGCGGAAGGGGTGAGATGCGAATCGTGGAGCGTCCACAGCAGATGTTCATGCGTGTCGCTCTTGGCATTCACGGCACAGATCTGAAGAATGTGCGTGAGACGTATGACCTCATGTCAAAGGGCTTCTTCACCCACGCCACCCCGACCCTCTTTAACGCCGGCACCCCAAAGCCGCAAATGAGCTCGTGCTTCCTGGTGGCGTCGAAGGAGGACAGCATCGACGGCATCTACGACACGCTCAAGGAGTGTGCCGTGATCAGCAAAGCAGCCGGCGGCATTGGTCTGCACGTGCACAACATCCGCGCTGCTGGCAGCTACATAGCTGGCACCAACGGCACGTCGAACGGGCTCGTGCCAATGCTACGCGTCTTCAACAACACCGCCCGCTACGTGGATCAGGGCGGCGGTAAGCGCAAGGGCGCCTTCGCCGTCTATCTCGAGCCCTGGCACGCCGACATCTTTGGCTTTCTGCTGCTGAAACGCAACACGGGAAAGGATGACCAGCGCGCCCGCGACCTCTTCTACGCGCTGTGGATCCCAGATCTGTTTATGAGGCGTGTGAAAAGCGAGGGAAAGTGGACGCTGATGGATCCAAACACGTGCCCGGGCCTCAGCGATTGCTATGGTGAGGAGTTTGAGCGGCTCTACGAGCGCTACGAGTCCGAGGGCCGCGGCGTCAAGACGATCCAGGCCCAGGAGGTGTGGTTTGCCATCCTCGAGTCGCAGATCGAGACGGGCGGGCCGTTCATCCTCTACAAGGACGCATGCAACAGCAAGTCGAACCAGAAGAATCTCGGCACGATCAAGTGCTCGAACCTATGCACGGAGATTGTCGAGTACACGTCGCcgcaggagacggcggtgtgcaacctcgcctccatcgcgctgccgcgcttcgtCGACGTTGAGAAGCGCGAGTTCAACCACCAGCTTCTCTACACCGTGACAAAGCAAATCACGCGCAACCTAAACCGCGTTATCGACCGCAACTACTACCCGGTCGAGACGGCGCGCCACAGTAACATGCGCAACCGTCCCATCGGCCTCGGCGTGCAGGGGCTCGCGGACGCCTTCATTCTCATGCGGCTGCCGTTTGTctcggcggaggcgcagcgggtgAACGCAGAGATCTTCGAAACGATTTACTTTGCTGCGGTCGAGTCGTCGATGGAactggcgaaggaggagggccCGTACGAGACCTTCAAGGGCAGCCCGGCCAGTGAGGGCATTCTGCAGTTCGACATGTGGAAGAACCCGCGGCCCAACAGCGGTCGCTGGGACTGGGCCAGCCTCAAGGAGAAGGTGATGCAGGTGGGCCTGCGCAACTCACTGCTGGTTGCCCCCATGCCAACCGCGTCTACCTCGCAGATTCTCGGCAACAACGAGTGCTTCGAGCCCTTCACCTCAAACATCTACGTCCGCCGTGTGCTGAGCGGCGAGTTCCCTGTTGTGAACAAGTACCTCGTCATGGACCTCATCGCGCGTGGTCTATGGAACGAGTCGATGCGGAACGAGATCATCTCCTACAACGGCTCTATCCTCACTATTAACGGCATCCCGGACGACCTGAGGGAGCTTTACCGGACCGTGTGGGAGATTCCGCAGCGCAAGCTGATAGACATGGCACGCGACCGCGGCCAGTACATTGACCAGTCGCAGTCGTTGAACCTCTTCCTCCAGAGCCCCACCTCCGGCCAGATCACGTCCATGCTCTTCTATTGCTGGGAGGCTGGACTGAAGACAGGCCTCTACTACCTGCGCACCAAGGCCGCGGCGGACGCGATCAAGTTCACCGTGGACGCGAAGCGAATGAAGGAGATCCAGGAGCGAGAGAACTCGCAGCAGACCATGTCCTCGCGCCGCGCTTCGCAGCCCGAGGAGTGCCTGAACTGCGGATCCTAA